One Halobaculum sp. CBA1158 DNA segment encodes these proteins:
- a CDS encoding tRNA (guanine(26)-N(2))-dimethyltransferase yields MEVTEGGVRVEVEDARDGASEGRADAVFYNPEMELNRDITVAALRAYAEREPRVETYLDAMAASGVRGTRAAAEGYDVTCADVDDDAVALAARNLDPYGGTALQRDANALLHEGYFDVVDVDPYGSPMPFADAAVAGTRNLLCVTATDTAPLCGAHFESGVRRYDTVPRNTEYHPEMGLRVLIGALVRRAAARDKAAVPVCSHVSRHYARTYLELDANATEANATLESLGFVHHCQDCLERDHESGRIPDAPDACQYCGSSRVVTAGPIWLGPVADAAFAERVEREVTDDMGEADRARDLLATVARELDTPTHYDQHRLCKLWGRPAVGMEEFVATLREAGFAASRAHYSGTAFKSDASVAEMREATADLA; encoded by the coding sequence ATGGAGGTCACAGAAGGCGGCGTCCGCGTCGAGGTCGAGGACGCCCGCGACGGCGCGAGCGAGGGGCGTGCGGACGCCGTGTTCTACAACCCCGAGATGGAGCTGAACCGCGACATCACGGTCGCGGCGCTGCGCGCGTACGCCGAGCGCGAGCCGCGCGTGGAGACGTACCTCGACGCCATGGCCGCCTCGGGCGTCCGCGGCACCCGCGCGGCCGCCGAGGGGTACGACGTGACCTGCGCGGACGTGGACGACGACGCCGTCGCGCTCGCGGCGCGGAACCTCGATCCGTACGGCGGGACGGCACTCCAGCGCGACGCGAACGCCCTGCTCCACGAGGGGTACTTCGACGTGGTCGACGTCGACCCGTACGGATCGCCGATGCCGTTCGCCGACGCCGCCGTCGCCGGCACCCGGAACCTCCTGTGCGTCACCGCGACCGACACCGCTCCCCTGTGTGGCGCGCACTTCGAGTCGGGCGTCCGCCGGTACGACACGGTGCCGCGAAACACCGAATACCACCCCGAGATGGGGCTTCGGGTGCTGATCGGCGCGCTCGTCCGCCGCGCCGCCGCCCGCGACAAGGCCGCCGTCCCCGTCTGCTCGCACGTCTCGCGCCACTACGCGCGGACGTACCTCGAACTCGACGCGAACGCGACCGAGGCGAACGCGACCCTGGAGTCGCTTGGGTTCGTCCACCACTGTCAGGACTGCCTCGAGCGCGACCACGAGTCCGGCCGGATCCCGGACGCGCCCGACGCCTGCCAGTACTGCGGGTCGAGCCGGGTCGTCACCGCGGGGCCGATCTGGCTCGGTCCGGTCGCCGACGCCGCCTTCGCCGAGCGCGTCGAACGCGAGGTGACCGACGACATGGGCGAGGCCGATCGCGCCCGCGACCTGCTCGCGACGGTCGCCCGGGAGCTCGACACCCCGACTCACTACGACCAACACCGGCTGTGCAAGCTGTGGGGCCGCCCGGCCGTCGGGATGGAGGAGTTCGTCGCGACGCTCCGAGAGGCCGGGTTCGCGGCCTCGCGGGCCCACTACTCCGGGACCGCGTTCAAGAGCGACGCCTCCGTCGCCGAGATGCGAGAGGCGACGGCCGATCTCGCCTGA
- a CDS encoding TRAM domain-containing protein, protein MADCPLADDCPRFSERIQGMGCQHYGDRGGAEWCNDYDMPISDLKQQPVKPGEEVVVEVDDIHESGAGVGRTDDGFIVMVDGLLPPARAVVRIDRVKQSHAKAKRVVERLPDDPDGEDGENGEDADGEGHERDDETEAKRGERLGSRDNFWGA, encoded by the coding sequence ATGGCGGACTGTCCACTCGCCGACGATTGTCCCCGGTTCTCCGAGCGGATCCAGGGAATGGGGTGTCAACACTACGGCGACCGCGGCGGCGCGGAGTGGTGCAACGACTACGACATGCCGATCTCGGACCTGAAACAGCAGCCGGTGAAGCCGGGCGAGGAGGTCGTCGTCGAGGTCGACGACATCCACGAGAGCGGTGCCGGGGTCGGCCGCACCGACGACGGCTTCATCGTGATGGTCGACGGTCTGCTCCCGCCGGCCCGAGCCGTCGTCCGGATCGACCGCGTGAAACAGAGCCACGCGAAGGCGAAACGCGTCGTCGAGCGACTCCCCGACGATCCGGACGGGGAAGACGGAGAGAACGGGGAGGACGCCGACGGCGAGGGACACGAGCGAGACGACGAGACGGAAGCGAAGCGGGGCGAACGGCTCGGCTCCCGCGACAACTTCTGGGGCGCGTAA
- a CDS encoding Tfx family DNA-binding protein yields MANEGVDAVDIDDLLDRAGFDADRSVLTRRQAEVLALRERGVRQADIADLLGTSRANVSSVESSARDNIEKARETVAFAEALSAPVRIEIAAGTDLYDVPDRVYDACDDAEVKVNHTAPDLMKLVSDEAGDAVQGREVVAAILVGITSTGAVRVRRSE; encoded by the coding sequence ATGGCCAACGAAGGGGTCGACGCGGTCGACATCGACGACCTGCTCGACCGTGCCGGTTTCGACGCCGACCGCAGCGTCCTCACCAGACGACAGGCCGAGGTGCTCGCCCTCCGCGAGCGCGGGGTCCGACAGGCCGACATCGCGGATCTGCTCGGCACCTCCCGCGCGAACGTCTCCAGCGTCGAGTCGTCCGCCCGCGACAACATCGAGAAGGCCCGCGAGACGGTCGCGTTCGCGGAGGCGCTTTCGGCACCCGTGCGCATCGAGATCGCCGCTGGGACGGACCTCTACGACGTTCCCGACCGGGTGTACGACGCCTGCGACGACGCCGAGGTGAAGGTGAACCACACCGCCCCGGACCTGATGAAGCTCGTGAGCGACGAGGCCGGCGACGCCGTACAGGGCAGAGAGGTCGTCGCTGCCATCCTCGTCGGAATCACGAGCACCGGGGCCGTCCGCGTCAGGCGCTCCGAGTAG
- a CDS encoding SDR family oxidoreductase, which yields MDLRLDGDTALVTASSSGLGLASAASLAAEGANVVICGRTPERLEEAEAVLSDEPGEALAVEADITDRAEVTALVEATVEEFGGLDHVVTSAGGVPPGTFDETTDDQWYGAFDTLVMSAVWTLREARPHLADSDAGTVTCITSTSVREAIDGLVLSNAVRRTVIGLVKTVSREWAPDVRANAVLPGAHETARIEELVEDALERGEYDSYEEGVADWASDIPLDRIGDPRELGDAVAFLASERASFVNGAALPVDGGRLRS from the coding sequence ATGGACCTGCGACTCGATGGCGACACGGCGCTGGTGACGGCAAGTTCGAGCGGGCTCGGCCTCGCCTCGGCGGCGTCGCTGGCGGCCGAGGGCGCGAACGTGGTGATCTGCGGCCGGACTCCGGAGCGCCTGGAGGAGGCCGAGGCGGTGCTGTCGGACGAACCGGGCGAGGCGCTCGCGGTCGAGGCCGACATCACCGACCGCGCGGAGGTGACGGCGCTCGTGGAGGCGACCGTCGAGGAGTTCGGTGGTCTCGACCACGTCGTCACGAGCGCCGGGGGCGTCCCGCCGGGCACCTTCGACGAGACGACCGACGACCAGTGGTACGGCGCGTTCGACACCCTCGTCATGAGCGCCGTCTGGACGCTCCGGGAGGCGCGCCCCCACCTCGCCGACAGCGACGCCGGGACTGTGACGTGTATCACCTCCACCTCGGTCCGGGAGGCCATCGACGGGCTGGTGCTGTCGAACGCCGTCCGTCGGACTGTGATCGGCCTCGTGAAGACCGTCTCCCGGGAGTGGGCCCCCGACGTGCGCGCGAACGCCGTGCTCCCGGGCGCACACGAGACCGCCCGCATCGAGGAGCTCGTCGAGGACGCGCTCGAGCGCGGCGAGTACGACAGCTACGAGGAGGGCGTCGCCGACTGGGCCAGCGACATCCCGCTTGACCGAATCGGCGACCCCCGGGAACTGGGCGACGCGGTCGCGTTCCTCGCCTCCGAGCGCGCGTCGTTCGTCAACGGCGCGGCCCTGCCTGTCGACGGCGGACGGCTGCGGTCGTAG
- a CDS encoding sugar phosphate nucleotidyltransferase, with product MDRPVVAVILAGGTGSRLYPASRSDRPKQFLALGDSDDDRSLLARTAARTGFADATLVATRPEFADEVPDHAPDAEVVVEPAGKDTGPAIVYATHRARDAVDGDPVVVVLPADHHVPDGDAFEATMERGARVAAETDRLVAFGVEPTRPATGYGYVEPGEEHSSDGSAVDYRDLAAFHEKPDGETAAEYVDAGYYWNAGIFAWTPAALFDQARDTPLGPLVGELDSPDPNPVAGFDAVDPVSIDYAVMERADRAAVVPADFAWDDLGAWDALERVLDADDRADADGNVVAGDAEALAVDAADNVVAGDEKHVSLVGVEGLCVVAYDDRVLVVPTGEAQRVRDAVDRLKATGRF from the coding sequence ATGGACCGACCCGTCGTCGCCGTGATCCTCGCCGGCGGCACCGGCTCGCGGCTGTACCCCGCCTCCCGCAGCGACCGCCCGAAGCAGTTCCTCGCGCTGGGCGACTCCGACGACGACCGGAGCCTCCTCGCCCGCACGGCCGCCCGGACGGGCTTCGCGGACGCGACGCTCGTCGCCACCCGGCCGGAGTTCGCCGACGAGGTCCCCGACCACGCCCCCGACGCCGAGGTCGTCGTCGAGCCGGCCGGCAAGGACACCGGCCCGGCGATCGTGTACGCGACTCACCGCGCTCGCGACGCCGTCGACGGCGACCCCGTGGTCGTCGTCCTCCCCGCGGACCACCACGTCCCCGACGGCGACGCCTTCGAGGCGACGATGGAACGCGGCGCGCGCGTCGCCGCCGAAACCGACCGCCTCGTCGCCTTCGGCGTCGAGCCGACGCGACCGGCGACGGGCTACGGCTACGTCGAACCCGGCGAGGAGCACAGCAGCGACGGCTCCGCGGTCGACTACCGCGACCTCGCCGCCTTCCACGAGAAGCCCGACGGGGAGACGGCCGCCGAGTACGTCGACGCCGGCTACTACTGGAACGCGGGGATCTTCGCGTGGACCCCCGCCGCGCTGTTCGACCAGGCGCGGGACACCCCGCTGGGACCGCTCGTCGGGGAACTCGACTCCCCGGATCCGAACCCGGTGGCGGGCTTCGACGCCGTCGACCCGGTCAGCATCGACTACGCGGTGATGGAGCGCGCCGACCGCGCGGCGGTCGTCCCGGCCGACTTCGCGTGGGACGACCTCGGGGCGTGGGACGCGTTGGAGCGCGTGCTCGACGCCGACGACCGGGCGGACGCCGACGGCAACGTCGTCGCCGGCGACGCGGAGGCGCTGGCCGTCGACGCCGCGGACAACGTCGTCGCCGGCGACGAGAAGCACGTCTCGCTCGTGGGCGTGGAGGGACTGTGCGTCGTCGCCTACGACGACCGGGTCCTGGTCGTGCCGACCGGGGAGGCACAGCGCGTCCGCGACGCGGTCGACCGGCTGAAGGCGACCGGACGCTTCTGA
- a CDS encoding replication factor A (Replication protein A protects and stabilize the intermediate ssDNA that is generated by the unwinding action of a DNA helicase at the replication fork. In addition, SSBs prevent the formation of secondary structures by single-stranded template DNA.) yields the protein MADLQTHAEEIHEQFSDHLDLTVEEIEERLASLVNEYSVPVDEARRSVVNSYLDEAGIERDEIGSGGAEQALVGDIDEDEQWVDLRVTVADLWDPNHDSIAQVGLLGDESGTIKFVSFSTSELEELEEGASYALSNVVTDEYQGNYSVKLNRTTTITELDEEIEVGDDSDEVEGALVDIQSGSGLIKRCPEDDCTRVLQNGRCSEHGQVDGEFDLRIKAVLDDGDAVQEVIFNEEATAELTGIGLAEAKEMAQDALDTTVVGEEMADMIVGRYYRVRGPTLGRYVLADEFEELSGVDDAVDAESLLIRARSL from the coding sequence ATGGCAGACCTGCAAACCCACGCGGAAGAGATACACGAGCAGTTTTCAGACCATCTGGACCTCACAGTCGAGGAGATCGAGGAGCGCCTCGCCTCGCTGGTGAACGAGTACAGCGTCCCGGTCGACGAGGCGCGCCGCAGCGTCGTGAACTCCTACCTCGACGAGGCGGGGATCGAGCGCGACGAGATCGGCTCCGGCGGGGCCGAGCAGGCGCTCGTCGGCGACATCGACGAGGACGAACAGTGGGTCGACCTTCGCGTGACGGTGGCCGACCTGTGGGACCCCAACCACGATTCCATCGCACAGGTGGGTCTCCTCGGCGACGAGTCGGGCACGATCAAGTTCGTCTCCTTCTCCACGAGCGAGCTGGAGGAGTTAGAGGAGGGCGCGAGCTACGCCCTCTCGAACGTCGTCACCGACGAGTACCAGGGCAACTACTCGGTGAAGCTGAACCGAACGACCACGATCACCGAACTGGACGAGGAGATCGAGGTCGGCGACGACAGCGACGAGGTCGAGGGCGCGCTGGTGGACATCCAGTCGGGCTCGGGCCTCATCAAGCGCTGTCCCGAGGACGACTGCACGCGCGTGCTACAGAACGGTCGCTGCAGCGAGCACGGCCAGGTCGACGGCGAGTTCGACCTCCGCATCAAGGCGGTGCTCGACGACGGCGACGCCGTCCAGGAGGTCATCTTCAACGAGGAGGCCACCGCGGAACTCACCGGTATCGGTCTGGCGGAGGCCAAGGAGATGGCCCAGGACGCCCTCGACACGACCGTCGTGGGCGAGGAGATGGCCGACATGATCGTCGGTCGCTACTACCGCGTCCGCGGCCCGACGCTGGGGCGGTACGTCCTCGCCGACGAGTTCGAGGAACTGTCCGGAGTCGACGACGCCGTCGACGCCGAATCGCTGCTGATCCGCGCGAGGTCCCTGTAA
- a CDS encoding RPA family protein — translation MSQSVPTREVARRVFASEYNDASYTFKESDDERAPLYLLLPTGERANRVFIVGTLTEKEDVGEDSEYWRGRIVDPTGTFFTYAGQYQPEAASALRELEPPAYVAVVGKPRTYETDDGSVNVSVRPESITTVDAATRDRWVGETAARTLDRIEAFDDEGNEYARMAREQYDLPVEEYRDAAVAALQSLDDADELEGEAPA, via the coding sequence ATGAGCCAGTCAGTCCCCACCCGAGAGGTCGCACGCCGCGTGTTCGCGAGCGAGTACAACGACGCCAGCTACACGTTCAAGGAGTCCGACGACGAGCGGGCCCCCCTGTACCTGCTCCTTCCGACGGGCGAGCGCGCCAACCGCGTGTTCATCGTCGGTACCCTCACCGAGAAGGAGGACGTCGGCGAGGACAGCGAGTACTGGCGCGGGCGCATCGTCGACCCGACGGGGACGTTCTTCACGTACGCCGGGCAGTACCAGCCGGAGGCCGCAAGCGCCTTGCGGGAGTTGGAGCCGCCCGCCTACGTCGCCGTCGTCGGCAAGCCCCGCACCTACGAGACGGACGACGGCAGCGTGAACGTCTCCGTCCGACCGGAGTCGATCACGACCGTCGACGCCGCCACGCGCGACCGCTGGGTCGGCGAGACGGCCGCGCGCACCCTCGACCGGATCGAGGCGTTCGACGACGAGGGCAACGAGTACGCGCGGATGGCCCGCGAGCAGTACGACCTGCCCGTCGAGGAGTACCGCGACGCCGCGGTCGCCGCCCTGCAGTCGCTCGACGACGCCGACGAACTCGAAGGCGAAGCGCCCGCGTAA
- a CDS encoding ribbon-helix-helix protein, CopG family, whose amino-acid sequence MGSKNKTVSFRVNEDAFEALREIADERDLSLSAVFRDYVDTLVAHDGQVEVVPEHRVEETDADGESFPPTVEVPKSFVREHERLELEAEHLREQLDEYKAFVTYLQDKLEAADDGEDVVFLEELDGDRDDDEPYQLG is encoded by the coding sequence ATGGGCAGTAAGAACAAGACGGTCTCCTTTCGCGTCAACGAGGACGCCTTCGAGGCGCTGCGCGAGATCGCCGACGAGCGAGACCTGTCGCTGTCGGCGGTGTTTCGCGACTACGTGGACACCCTCGTCGCCCACGACGGACAGGTCGAGGTCGTTCCCGAACACCGCGTCGAGGAGACCGACGCCGACGGCGAGTCGTTCCCGCCGACCGTCGAGGTACCCAAGAGCTTCGTCCGCGAGCACGAGCGCCTGGAGTTGGAGGCGGAACACCTCCGCGAGCAGTTGGACGAGTACAAGGCGTTCGTCACCTACCTGCAGGACAAACTCGAGGCGGCTGACGACGGCGAAGACGTGGTGTTTCTGGAGGAGTTAGACGGCGACCGCGACGACGACGAGCCGTACCAGCTCGGCTAG
- a CDS encoding HalOD1 output domain-containing protein — MSNSDTMGRRGGDDRPAAGRPASERVVDGVAAAEGVEPAALDSRLYDAVDPEALDRVVESGSPESVVRFEFHGYRVTVRGDGAVTGVDAAE; from the coding sequence ATGTCGAACAGCGACACGATGGGACGGCGAGGCGGCGACGACCGACCGGCCGCCGGTCGTCCCGCGAGCGAACGAGTCGTCGACGGCGTCGCCGCCGCGGAGGGGGTCGAGCCCGCGGCGCTCGACTCCCGGCTCTACGACGCCGTCGACCCAGAGGCGCTCGACCGGGTCGTCGAGAGCGGTTCGCCGGAGTCGGTCGTACGGTTCGAGTTCCACGGGTACCGCGTGACCGTCCGCGGTGACGGCGCGGTAACGGGAGTCGACGCGGCCGAGTAA
- a CDS encoding DUF5814 domain-containing protein, protein MAITDKIYLKNHRQIASQLDTNIPKGAFKGATLDLVFSGDGLADLDEATRDRLLEFAEDFLDCGCEDAPYCGHPERKFIRYLLELRAQGLGPDAIVDVMGDDYMLYAYPGDVLSFLDSAVRTLEATESLAAVEGDEETRERVREARDALAR, encoded by the coding sequence GTGGCCATTACGGACAAGATCTACCTGAAGAACCACCGGCAGATCGCCTCCCAGCTCGACACGAACATCCCGAAGGGCGCGTTCAAGGGGGCGACGCTGGACCTCGTCTTCTCGGGCGACGGCCTCGCCGACCTCGACGAGGCGACTCGCGATCGCCTGCTGGAGTTCGCCGAGGACTTCCTCGACTGCGGCTGCGAGGACGCCCCCTACTGCGGACACCCCGAGCGGAAGTTCATCCGCTACCTCCTCGAACTCCGGGCACAGGGGCTCGGTCCCGACGCCATCGTCGACGTGATGGGCGACGACTACATGCTGTACGCCTACCCCGGCGACGTGCTCTCGTTCCTCGACTCGGCGGTGCGCACGCTTGAGGCGACGGAGTCGCTGGCGGCAGTCGAAGGAGACGAAGAGACCAGAGAGCGCGTCCGCGAGGCACGCGACGCGCTGGCCCGGTAG
- a CDS encoding ATP-binding protein: protein MIGGRFDWDAASAGTTLFGAGLVLATGHHHLVREPIVVDGVLIPALAFVLDGSLAAGVAVAGGMLARSEFDPKSRRTIAAFGVATGAAFTLVIGVTMAIRIAEGRAIAEPEFVLFTSVGSGFLIGAAAGTYRARSQEHARSASRGRDALAFVNGLLRHDIRNDATVIAGYAERIDDEEARIVHERANRVVERTEHTQTVARTIVGEVDPDPLPLAPLVERSVESATTTYPSATVSDDVPEGITVRANEAFEPVLDNLIENAIEHNDGDPSVRVDAERDGDRVRVRVVDDGPGIAADERDSLFDHEVSDAKGLNVVATVVDGLGGDVRVREREPRGTAVVVTLPAGDAGSNGGDAA from the coding sequence ATGATCGGCGGCCGCTTCGACTGGGACGCCGCCTCGGCGGGGACGACGCTGTTCGGCGCGGGGCTGGTTCTCGCGACCGGACACCACCACCTCGTTCGCGAGCCGATCGTCGTCGACGGGGTCTTGATCCCCGCGCTGGCGTTCGTGCTCGACGGCTCGCTCGCAGCGGGAGTAGCCGTCGCCGGCGGGATGCTCGCACGGTCGGAGTTCGACCCGAAGAGCCGCCGAACGATCGCCGCCTTCGGGGTTGCGACGGGCGCGGCGTTCACGCTCGTAATCGGGGTCACGATGGCGATCCGGATCGCCGAGGGACGAGCGATCGCCGAGCCCGAGTTCGTGCTGTTCACGTCTGTCGGGTCGGGCTTCCTGATCGGTGCCGCAGCGGGAACGTACCGGGCACGGAGCCAGGAACACGCGCGGTCGGCGTCGCGCGGACGCGACGCGCTGGCGTTCGTCAACGGCCTGCTCAGACACGACATCCGAAACGACGCCACCGTCATCGCCGGCTACGCCGAACGGATCGACGACGAGGAGGCGAGGATCGTCCACGAGCGTGCGAACCGGGTGGTCGAGCGGACCGAACACACGCAGACGGTCGCGAGGACGATCGTCGGCGAGGTCGACCCGGACCCGCTGCCGCTGGCCCCGCTCGTCGAGCGGTCGGTCGAGTCCGCGACGACCACGTACCCGTCGGCGACCGTGTCTGACGACGTGCCGGAGGGGATCACGGTGCGCGCGAACGAGGCGTTCGAGCCCGTCCTGGACAACCTGATCGAGAACGCGATCGAACACAACGACGGCGACCCCTCCGTCCGCGTCGACGCCGAACGCGACGGCGACCGCGTTCGAGTGCGGGTGGTCGACGACGGTCCGGGGATCGCGGCCGACGAGCGCGATTCGCTGTTCGATCACGAGGTCAGCGACGCGAAGGGGCTGAACGTCGTCGCTACCGTCGTCGACGGTCTCGGCGGCGACGTTCGGGTCCGCGAGCGAGAGCCGCGAGGAACCGCCGTGGTCGTGACGTTACCCGCGGGTGACGCGGGGTCGAACGGGGGAGACGCGGCGTGA
- a CDS encoding CBS domain-containing protein produces MRGIRVGRVAGIPIQLNWTFLLILPLFAYLIGSQVGEFSGIVADTFGVPIAAEAITAGSVPWVLGTVSAVGLFVSVLLHEFGHSLTAMRYGYRIESITLWLFGGVASFEEMPEDWKQEFTVAIMGPVVSVAIGLVSAAVLIGVGLPPAVAFVVGYLALMNLVLAAFNMLPGFPMDGGRVLRALLARNRPHARATQIAAEVGKVFAFLLGLFGLFGGNWLLVGLAFFVYIAASSEAQQTTMRAAFEGVSVDDIMTPREDLKTVEPRTSVAQLMERMFRERHTGYPVMQNGRLVGMVTLQDAQGVREVERDAYTVEDVMETEIASVTPDADAVTALETMQQSGVGRLPVLDADGELVGLISRTDLMTAFNIIQTGGRESLGMSSDAGVLPGLGGRSV; encoded by the coding sequence ATGCGAGGAATCCGTGTCGGGCGGGTCGCCGGCATCCCGATCCAACTGAACTGGACGTTCCTCCTGATCCTCCCGCTGTTCGCGTATCTCATCGGGAGTCAGGTCGGAGAGTTCTCCGGTATCGTCGCGGACACGTTCGGGGTACCGATCGCCGCCGAGGCGATTACCGCCGGAAGCGTCCCGTGGGTGCTCGGAACGGTCTCGGCTGTCGGGCTGTTCGTCTCCGTGCTGTTGCACGAGTTCGGTCACTCGCTGACCGCGATGCGCTACGGATACCGCATCGAGTCGATCACGCTGTGGCTGTTCGGCGGCGTCGCCTCCTTCGAGGAGATGCCCGAGGACTGGAAACAGGAGTTCACCGTCGCGATCATGGGTCCGGTGGTGTCGGTCGCCATCGGCCTCGTCTCCGCGGCCGTCCTGATCGGCGTCGGCCTCCCGCCCGCGGTCGCGTTCGTCGTGGGCTATCTCGCCCTGATGAACCTCGTGCTCGCGGCGTTCAACATGCTCCCCGGCTTCCCCATGGACGGCGGTCGCGTCCTCCGGGCCCTGCTCGCGCGCAATCGCCCCCACGCGCGGGCCACCCAGATCGCCGCCGAGGTCGGGAAGGTGTTCGCGTTCCTGCTGGGACTGTTCGGGCTGTTCGGCGGCAACTGGCTGCTCGTCGGCCTGGCCTTCTTCGTCTACATCGCCGCCTCCAGCGAGGCGCAGCAGACGACGATGCGCGCGGCCTTCGAGGGCGTCTCGGTCGACGACATCATGACGCCGCGCGAGGACCTGAAGACGGTCGAGCCGCGCACGAGCGTCGCCCAGTTGATGGAGCGGATGTTCCGGGAACGCCACACCGGCTACCCCGTCATGCAGAACGGACGGCTCGTCGGAATGGTCACGCTGCAGGACGCGCAGGGCGTCCGCGAGGTGGAGCGCGACGCCTACACCGTCGAGGACGTGATGGAGACGGAGATCGCCAGCGTCACGCCCGATGCCGACGCCGTGACCGCGCTTGAGACCATGCAGCAGAGCGGCGTCGGCAGGCTTCCCGTCCTCGACGCCGACGGCGAGCTCGTCGGGCTCATCTCGCGGACCGACCTGATGACCGCGTTCAACATCATCCAAACCGGCGGCCGGGAGTCGCTGGGCATGAGCTCCGACGCGGGTGTTCTTCCGGGTCTCGGCGGTCGAAGCGTGTGA
- a CDS encoding cupin domain-containing protein, with translation MSETDPTTATGPEPTVKRGNDLVTAEVDAGDGMSKGVLIDESDGAPHFAMRRFELAPGARVPNHTNEVEHEQYVLAGEYTVGLDGEEYTVAEGDALLIPSGVPHWYRNDGDEAAAFICVVPHGDDTIRVLDDD, from the coding sequence ATGAGCGAGACCGATCCGACGACTGCGACCGGTCCGGAGCCGACCGTGAAGCGCGGAAACGACCTCGTGACGGCCGAAGTCGACGCGGGCGACGGCATGTCGAAGGGCGTGCTCATAGACGAGTCGGACGGCGCGCCCCACTTCGCGATGCGCCGGTTCGAACTCGCGCCCGGCGCGCGCGTCCCGAACCACACGAACGAGGTCGAACACGAGCAGTACGTGCTCGCGGGCGAGTACACGGTTGGGCTTGACGGGGAGGAGTACACCGTGGCAGAGGGCGACGCGCTGCTCATCCCCTCGGGCGTCCCACATTGGTACCGGAACGACGGCGACGAAGCGGCCGCGTTCATCTGTGTGGTCCCTCACGGCGACGACACGATCCGGGTGCTGGACGACGACTAG